In Zingiber officinale cultivar Zhangliang chromosome 6A, Zo_v1.1, whole genome shotgun sequence, a single genomic region encodes these proteins:
- the LOC121998316 gene encoding histone deacetylase 1-like isoform X1, with translation MEIGGGNSLPGIGPAAKKRKVCYFYDPEIGNYYYGQGHPMKPHRMRMTHALLAQYGLLGHMQVYKPNPARDRDLCRFHADDYVTFLRSVTPETQQEQIRALKRFNVGEDCPVFDGLYSFCQAYAGGSVGGAVKLNHGHDIAINWAGGLHHAKKCEASGFCYVNDIVLAILELLKRHERVLYVDIDIHHGDGVEEAFYSTDRVMTVSFHKFGDYFPGTGDIRDIGYGKGKYYSLNVPLDDGIDDESYQSLFKPIMGKVMEVYQPGAVVLQCGADSLSGDRLGCFNLSIKGHAECVKYMRSFNVPLLLLGGGGYTIRNVARCWCYETGVALGLEIDDKMPQNEYYEYFGPDYTLHVAPSNMENKNSYQQLNDIRSRLLDNLSRIQHAPSVQFQERPPDTEIPEPDEDHADPEVRHDPDSDMEVDDSKHPDESVRKPFPINIQNVRIKKETKEGDVKYQEDQKITDHSKAVEAVVEEISGFKASDVGSTAIDEPRSIKMELESKIKLSDALESAGKHQF, from the exons ATGGAGATCGGTGGCGGCAACTCCCTGCCGGGAATCGGTCCGGCGGCGAAGAAGCGGAAGGTGTGTTACTTTTACGACCCGGAGATCGGGAACTATTACTACGGGCAGGGGCATCCGATGAAGCCGCATCGGATGCGGATGACCCACGCGCTGCTCGCCCAGTACGGCCTCCTCGGCCACATGCAGGTGTACAAGCCCAACCCTGCCCGCGACCGCGACCTCTGCCGTTTCCACGCCGACGACTACGTCACCTTCCTACGCTCCGTCACCCCCGAGACTCAACAGGAGCAGATCCGCGCCCTCAAGCGCTTCAATGTCGGCGAGGACTGCCCCGTCTTCGACGGCCTTTACTCCTTTTGTCAGGCCTACGCGGGCGGCTCAGTTGGTGGCGCTGTCAAACTCAACCATGGGCACGACATTGCCATCAACTGGGCTGGCGGCCTTCACCATGCCAAAAAATGCGAGGCCTCAGGTTTCTGCTACGTTAATGACATCGTGCTAGCCATCCTCGAGCTCCTCAAGCGCCATGAG CGTGTATTATATGTGGACATTGATATTCACCATGGAGATGGTGTGGAGGAGGCATTCTATTCCACAGACAGAGTCATGACAGTTTCATTTCATAAATTTGGAGACTACTTTCCTGGAACAGGAGACATACGTGATATTGGATATGGGAAAGGGAAATACTACTCACTCAATGTCCCATTAGATGATGGGATAGATGATGAGAGCTATCAATCTCTCTTCAAACCTATCATGGGAAAAGTTATGGAAGTTTACCAACCTGGCGCCGTGGTCCTTCAGTGTGGTGCTGACTCGTTATCCGGAGACAGGTTGGGATGTTTTAACCTTTCCATCAAAGGTCATGCCGAATGTGTGAAATACATGAGATCTTTTAATGTGCCACTGTTGTTACTTGGTGGTGGTGGATATACTATCAGGAATGTTGCTCGATGTTGGTGCTATGAG ACTGGAGTTGCCCTTGGGTTAGAAATTGATGACAAGATGCCTCAAAATGAATACTACGAGTATTTTGGACCGGATTATACTCTTCATGTTGCGCCAAGTAATATGGAAAACAAAAATTCGTATCAGCAATTGAATGATATTAGATCAAGGCTTCTAGACAATCTCTCAAGGATTCAACATGCTCCTAGTGTCCAGTTTCAAGAACGACCTCCTGATACAGAGATTCCTGAG CCTGATGAAGATCATGCAGATCCAGAGGTAAGGCATGATCCTGATTCAGACATGGAGGTTGATGACTCCAAGCATCCAGATGAGTCAGTAAG AAAACCGTTTCCTATTAATATCCAGAATGTGAGAATCAAGAAGGAAACCAAGGAAGGTGATGTAAAATATCAG GAAGATCAAAAAATTACAGATCATTCGAAAGCTGTAGAAGCAGTTGTCGAAGAAATCTCTGGTTTCAAG GCTTCTGATGTTGGATCCACGGCGATAGATGAACCCAGGAGTATAAAGATGG
- the LOC121998316 gene encoding histone deacetylase 1-like isoform X2: MEIGGGNSLPGIGPAAKKRKVCYFYDPEIGNYYYGQGHPMKPHRMRMTHALLAQYGLLGHMQVYKPNPARDRDLCRFHADDYVTFLRSVTPETQQEQIRALKRFNVGEDCPVFDGLYSFCQAYAGGSVGGAVKLNHGHDIAINWAGGLHHAKKCEASGFCYVNDIVLAILELLKRHERVLYVDIDIHHGDGVEEAFYSTDRVMTVSFHKFGDYFPGTGDIRDIGYGKGKYYSLNVPLDDGIDDESYQSLFKPIMGKVMEVYQPGAVVLQCGADSLSGDRLGCFNLSIKGHAECVKYMRSFNVPLLLLGGGGYTIRNVARCWCYETGVALGLEIDDKMPQNEYYEYFGPDYTLHVAPSNMENKNSYQQLNDIRSRLLDNLSRIQHAPSVQFQERPPDTEIPEPDEDHADPEVRHDPDSDMEVDDSKHPDESVRKPFPINIQNVRIKKETKEGDVKYQEDQKITDHSKAVEAVVEEISGFK, encoded by the exons ATGGAGATCGGTGGCGGCAACTCCCTGCCGGGAATCGGTCCGGCGGCGAAGAAGCGGAAGGTGTGTTACTTTTACGACCCGGAGATCGGGAACTATTACTACGGGCAGGGGCATCCGATGAAGCCGCATCGGATGCGGATGACCCACGCGCTGCTCGCCCAGTACGGCCTCCTCGGCCACATGCAGGTGTACAAGCCCAACCCTGCCCGCGACCGCGACCTCTGCCGTTTCCACGCCGACGACTACGTCACCTTCCTACGCTCCGTCACCCCCGAGACTCAACAGGAGCAGATCCGCGCCCTCAAGCGCTTCAATGTCGGCGAGGACTGCCCCGTCTTCGACGGCCTTTACTCCTTTTGTCAGGCCTACGCGGGCGGCTCAGTTGGTGGCGCTGTCAAACTCAACCATGGGCACGACATTGCCATCAACTGGGCTGGCGGCCTTCACCATGCCAAAAAATGCGAGGCCTCAGGTTTCTGCTACGTTAATGACATCGTGCTAGCCATCCTCGAGCTCCTCAAGCGCCATGAG CGTGTATTATATGTGGACATTGATATTCACCATGGAGATGGTGTGGAGGAGGCATTCTATTCCACAGACAGAGTCATGACAGTTTCATTTCATAAATTTGGAGACTACTTTCCTGGAACAGGAGACATACGTGATATTGGATATGGGAAAGGGAAATACTACTCACTCAATGTCCCATTAGATGATGGGATAGATGATGAGAGCTATCAATCTCTCTTCAAACCTATCATGGGAAAAGTTATGGAAGTTTACCAACCTGGCGCCGTGGTCCTTCAGTGTGGTGCTGACTCGTTATCCGGAGACAGGTTGGGATGTTTTAACCTTTCCATCAAAGGTCATGCCGAATGTGTGAAATACATGAGATCTTTTAATGTGCCACTGTTGTTACTTGGTGGTGGTGGATATACTATCAGGAATGTTGCTCGATGTTGGTGCTATGAG ACTGGAGTTGCCCTTGGGTTAGAAATTGATGACAAGATGCCTCAAAATGAATACTACGAGTATTTTGGACCGGATTATACTCTTCATGTTGCGCCAAGTAATATGGAAAACAAAAATTCGTATCAGCAATTGAATGATATTAGATCAAGGCTTCTAGACAATCTCTCAAGGATTCAACATGCTCCTAGTGTCCAGTTTCAAGAACGACCTCCTGATACAGAGATTCCTGAG CCTGATGAAGATCATGCAGATCCAGAGGTAAGGCATGATCCTGATTCAGACATGGAGGTTGATGACTCCAAGCATCCAGATGAGTCAGTAAG AAAACCGTTTCCTATTAATATCCAGAATGTGAGAATCAAGAAGGAAACCAAGGAAGGTGATGTAAAATATCAG GAAGATCAAAAAATTACAGATCATTCGAAAGCTGTAGAAGCAGTTGTCGAAGAAATCTCTGGTTTCAAG TAG